One part of the Solanum dulcamara chromosome 3, daSolDulc1.2, whole genome shotgun sequence genome encodes these proteins:
- the LOC129881759 gene encoding uncharacterized protein LOC129881759 — protein sequence MGKNQNINKESHESQSSQGVCEKIFKLAVNISPTYRSFRRISTVSTKPKIDHQRNDTANIKAIISKPAAIADQLELNRQQITYSQDKYHQNLSTASNMVCVEYNHIAGDDSATNKFNKAAESMKAMNKSSINNMITIVHHHEINEGPKDDNDRFSNYIDHVKNKMRSISSFDDDKVTHYSKFKIN from the exons ATGGGGAAGAACCAAAACATCAACAAAGAAAGTCATGAGTCCCAATCAAGCCAAGGAGTTTGTGAAAAGATTTTCAAATTAGCAGTGAATATAAGTCCAACTTATCGATCATTTCGCCGCATTTCTACTGTTAGTACGAAGCCAAAAATAGATCATCAAAGGAATGATACAGCTAATATTAAAGCTATCATATCTAAACCAGCTGCTATTGCTGATCAACTTGAGTTAAATCGCCAGCAAATTACATATTCTCAAGACAAATATCATCAAAACTTGTCTACCGCCTCCAACATG GTGTGTGTAGAATATAATCACATTGCAGGAGACGATAGCGCAACGAACAAGTTTAATAAGGCGGCTGAATCTATGAAAGCCATGAACAAGTCCTCTATAAATAACATGATCACTATAGTTCATCATCATGAGATTAATGAAGGtcctaaagatgataatgacaGGTTTTCTAATTATATTGATCATGTCAAAAACAAGATGAGAAGTATTTCTAGTTTTGATGATGATAAAGTCACTCACTattccaagttcaagattaATTAG